A section of the Tepidanaerobacter syntrophicus genome encodes:
- a CDS encoding HdeD family acid-resistance protein codes for MNYMKKSERSIMIISILFIVLGIILIAKPEFSLIAICRLFGIIILVPGIIQLANFLRKPTEENIFGLDLVFGLFFILLGIFMLIAPKAVVSAFPLMIGIVIIIDSILRLQLSINLKRISYDRWWVHLCFAILTGVLGVLLVFNPFAGSVILTRIIGITLTISGIVNLIGIAHISKAFK; via the coding sequence ATGAATTATATGAAAAAATCAGAAAGATCTATTATGATCATATCTATTCTATTTATTGTTTTAGGAATAATACTAATTGCAAAACCTGAATTTTCCCTAATAGCTATATGCCGGCTCTTTGGTATTATAATACTAGTCCCGGGAATAATCCAGCTTGCAAATTTCTTGCGCAAACCTACAGAAGAAAATATATTTGGATTAGATCTTGTCTTTGGGCTATTTTTTATTTTGCTTGGTATCTTTATGCTAATTGCTCCTAAAGCAGTTGTTTCTGCATTTCCTCTAATGATAGGGATAGTGATAATAATTGACAGTATACTGCGTCTGCAATTATCAATTAATCTAAAAAGAATAAGTTATGACAGATGGTGGGTGCATCTTTGTTTTGCTATCTTGACAGGCGTGCTTGGAGTTTTACTGGTCTTTAATCCTTTCGCGGGTAGCGTCATTCTCACGAGAATCATCGGCATTACATTAACTATCAGTGGTATTGTCAATTTAATCGGCATAGCACATATTTCGAAAGCTTTCAAGTAA
- a CDS encoding argininosuccinate synthase, which yields MSSKKVVLAYSGGLDTSVIIPWLKENFDYDVIAVAVDVGQGEELDPLKEKAIKTGASKIYIEDAKKEFVEDFIFPTLKAGAIYEGKYLLGTSMARPVIAKRLVEVAEAEGAEAIAHGATGKGNDQVRFELTIKALNPHLKIIAPWRMWDIKSREEEIEYAQKRGIPIPVTKEHPYSMDRNLWHLSHEGGDLEDPANESKDDVCLIVTPPAKAPDVPTYVEIGFEKGVPKTINGKSYEPVELIEELNEIGAKNGIGIVDMVENRLVGIKSRGIYETPGGTILYLAHKELESITLDRQTSHFKEHVAQKFAELVYDGCWYTPLREALSAFVDSTQETVTGTVRMKLYKGNCTPAGIKSDYSLYDVDLATFGEEYVYNQKDAEGFINLFGLPLKVRALMMERNKKS from the coding sequence ATGAGTAGTAAAAAAGTAGTATTAGCTTATTCAGGGGGGCTGGATACATCAGTAATAATTCCATGGCTTAAGGAAAATTTTGATTATGATGTAATAGCTGTAGCTGTTGATGTGGGACAAGGGGAGGAACTGGATCCTCTTAAAGAAAAAGCGATAAAGACAGGTGCAAGCAAGATTTACATAGAAGATGCAAAGAAAGAATTCGTAGAAGATTTTATATTTCCAACACTGAAAGCAGGCGCTATATATGAAGGCAAGTATCTTTTAGGAACATCTATGGCACGTCCTGTTATAGCCAAACGGCTTGTAGAAGTAGCAGAAGCGGAGGGAGCAGAAGCTATAGCCCACGGCGCCACCGGCAAAGGAAATGACCAAGTTCGATTTGAGCTTACGATTAAAGCATTAAACCCTCATTTGAAAATAATCGCACCTTGGAGGATGTGGGATATAAAATCACGAGAAGAAGAAATCGAATATGCCCAAAAGCGGGGGATACCCATACCGGTAACTAAGGAACATCCTTACAGCATGGATCGCAACTTATGGCATCTAAGCCATGAAGGCGGAGACTTGGAAGATCCGGCAAACGAATCAAAGGACGATGTCTGCCTTATAGTGACACCACCTGCTAAGGCTCCGGATGTTCCTACATATGTGGAAATAGGCTTTGAAAAAGGTGTGCCTAAGACGATAAACGGCAAAAGTTATGAGCCGGTAGAACTGATAGAGGAGCTGAACGAAATCGGCGCCAAAAATGGCATAGGAATTGTAGATATGGTAGAAAACCGGTTGGTTGGCATTAAATCTCGGGGCATATATGAGACACCGGGGGGAACTATACTTTACCTTGCACATAAAGAATTGGAGTCGATTACCCTTGACCGCCAGACGTCGCACTTCAAGGAACACGTAGCCCAAAAGTTCGCAGAACTGGTATATGATGGCTGCTGGTATACACCTCTTAGAGAAGCACTGTCGGCTTTTGTAGACAGCACTCAAGAAACCGTAACCGGTACAGTGCGCATGAAGCTTTATAAAGGAAATTGCACCCCTGCCGGTATTAAATCAGATTATTCACTATATGATGTGGATCTTGCCACATTTGGCGAAGAGTATGTGTACAACCAAAAAGATGCGGAAGGTTTTATAAACCTTTTCGGCTTGCCGCTTAAGGTTAGAGCCCTTATGATGGAAAGGAATAAGAAGTCATGA
- the rlmH gene encoding 23S rRNA (pseudouridine(1915)-N(3))-methyltransferase RlmH: MNIDIICVGKIKEKYLLDGINEYKKRLLPYCKLRIIEAIEQKAPETLSEKEKVQVLEREGRDILQKLNPSSYIITLCIEGQPLSSEEMAKKLSDLMIDGRSHVTFIIGGSLGLSPEVKARADLSLSFSKLTFPHQLMRLILIEQIYRWFKIIHGEPYHK, translated from the coding sequence ATGAACATAGATATTATTTGCGTAGGCAAGATAAAAGAAAAATACCTGCTAGACGGCATAAATGAATATAAAAAAAGACTTTTGCCTTACTGCAAATTGCGCATTATCGAAGCCATAGAGCAAAAGGCACCTGAGACCTTAAGCGAAAAGGAGAAAGTTCAGGTATTAGAGCGTGAAGGAAGGGATATTCTCCAAAAATTAAATCCTTCTTCATATATAATTACATTGTGCATTGAGGGACAGCCGCTTTCCTCCGAAGAAATGGCTAAAAAGCTCAGTGATCTTATGATAGACGGCAGGTCACATGTTACATTTATCATTGGCGGCTCTTTAGGCCTTTCCCCGGAAGTTAAAGCCCGAGCAGACCTTTCCCTTTCGTTTTCAAAACTTACCTTTCCACATCAACTGATGAGGCTAATATTGATTGAGCAAATTTATCGATGGTTTAAAATAATACACGGTGAACCGTATCATAAATAA
- a CDS encoding cupin domain-containing protein produces MIEKRYEFTFSDAKTIERVVSDDNVDINHMILPKGDALPEHYTNSNVYMIVVRGEISLQLGTQDEHTYPAGSIIAIPYKTKMNARNNHEEVLEFFVVKAPSPKTFAKN; encoded by the coding sequence ATGATAGAAAAAAGATATGAATTTACCTTTTCGGATGCAAAAACCATTGAAAGAGTCGTATCTGACGATAATGTAGACATAAATCATATGATACTTCCGAAAGGGGATGCGCTTCCCGAGCACTATACAAATTCAAATGTGTACATGATTGTAGTAAGAGGCGAAATTTCACTGCAGCTGGGCACACAGGATGAGCACACCTATCCTGCAGGAAGCATCATAGCAATTCCATATAAGACAAAAATGAATGCACGCAACAATCATGAAGAAGTATTAGAATTTTTTGTGGTTAAGGCTCCAAGCCCTAAAACTTTTGCCAAAAATTAA
- a CDS encoding UPF0280 family protein: MYQKRFYRDYMKAEGLVKFNVTEYESDLEIISKSDLKNEATIELKKYRGEISDYIKSCPEFLTSLVPVNPAEDAPVIVKHMCRASRAAGVGPMAAVAGAISEYVGKALEKYSDEIIIENGGDIYIKSSRERHVLVYAGKSPLSNKIALLFPPSENSIGVCTSSGTVGHSLSFGKADAAVVVSHDTLLADAAATAVGNRVKTPEDIQAGIDFARSIPGVEGVLIIIKDKMGVWGNITLTRP, from the coding sequence ATGTATCAAAAACGATTTTACAGAGATTATATGAAGGCAGAAGGTCTTGTAAAATTTAATGTTACTGAATACGAATCGGATTTAGAGATTATTTCTAAATCCGATTTGAAAAATGAGGCGACAATAGAACTTAAAAAATATAGGGGCGAGATTTCAGATTATATAAAGTCTTGCCCTGAATTTTTAACAAGCCTTGTGCCTGTAAACCCGGCAGAGGATGCTCCTGTCATAGTAAAGCATATGTGTCGTGCATCAAGAGCCGCCGGCGTCGGACCTATGGCTGCCGTAGCAGGCGCTATAAGTGAGTATGTAGGAAAGGCTCTTGAAAAATACAGTGATGAAATAATAATTGAAAACGGCGGCGATATATATATTAAGAGTAGCCGCGAAAGGCATGTATTGGTATATGCCGGTAAATCACCTCTCTCAAATAAAATTGCCTTACTTTTTCCACCATCTGAAAATTCGATAGGGGTATGTACTTCTAGCGGGACGGTAGGGCATTCACTAAGTTTTGGCAAAGCCGATGCGGCAGTGGTGGTATCCCACGACACTCTTTTGGCTGATGCTGCTGCAACTGCTGTTGGTAATAGAGTCAAAACCCCTGAGGATATACAGGCCGGAATCGATTTTGCAAGATCTATTCCAGGTGTGGAGGGAGTTTTAATTATTATAAAAGATAAGATGGGGGTATGGGGAAATATTACCCTTACCAGACCATAA
- a CDS encoding AzlD domain-containing protein, with translation MTKTDPYLALIVMAVVTYLIRVAPIALIKGKLKSRFLKSFLYYMPYAVLGAMTFPAILFSTGNIVASALGGAFALFLAYHDQEMIKVAIGGIAVAYICQLWLGF, from the coding sequence GTGACTAAAACTGATCCATATCTTGCACTTATTGTCATGGCTGTCGTAACTTATTTAATAAGGGTTGCGCCTATTGCTCTCATAAAAGGAAAACTAAAATCAAGGTTTCTTAAATCTTTTCTGTATTATATGCCCTATGCTGTTTTAGGAGCTATGACATTTCCGGCAATCCTTTTTTCTACGGGGAATATAGTGGCATCAGCGCTGGGCGGCGCTTTTGCGTTATTTTTAGCTTATCATGATCAAGAAATGATAAAAGTTGCAATAGGAGGAATAGCAGTGGCTTATATTTGTCAGCTTTGGCTAGGATTTTAA
- the argH gene encoding argininosuccinate lyase, with protein sequence MKLWGGRFTKEADKAMERFNSSISFDKRLYKYDINGSIAHAAMLAKCGIISREDAKSIIEGLKSILDDIESGKLKISEDAEDIHTFIEQQLTCRIGTAGQRLHTARSRNDQVALDIRMYLKDAISQIQQLLISLMETITDVAFIHIDTIMPGYTHLQRAQPVTLGHYLMAYFQMFKRDYERLGDCYKRVDIMPLGSGALATSTYPIDRHFVAEKLGFSSVSENSMDAVSDRDFEIEFLNCAALIGMHLSRFCEELVIWSSAEFNFIELDDAFCTGSSIMPQKKNPDVAELIRGKTGRLYGDLIRLFTVMKGLPLAYNKDMQEDKEAIFDAADTLTDSISIFSAMLSTATFHKDVMLKAAYGGFTNATDAADYLVKKGMPFRQAHEIIGRLVVYCIENGKDLSTISIEEYKQFSDLFDEDIKGAIDLKTCIQNRKVYGGPSRESVTVMIDNAKKFLEEHKK encoded by the coding sequence ATGAAGCTTTGGGGCGGAAGATTTACCAAAGAGGCAGATAAGGCTATGGAACGCTTTAATTCATCCATATCTTTTGACAAGCGCCTTTACAAATACGACATAAATGGCAGCATAGCACATGCTGCCATGCTTGCAAAATGCGGCATAATAAGCCGGGAGGATGCAAAAAGCATAATCGAAGGGCTTAAATCTATATTAGATGATATAGAAAGCGGAAAGCTTAAAATATCTGAAGATGCAGAGGACATCCATACCTTTATAGAGCAGCAGTTGACCTGCCGTATAGGAACAGCAGGGCAACGCTTGCATACGGCTCGCAGCCGCAACGACCAAGTGGCTCTTGATATCAGAATGTATTTAAAAGATGCTATAAGTCAAATACAGCAGTTACTAATTTCTCTAATGGAGACAATTACTGATGTGGCATTTATTCACATAGATACCATAATGCCCGGATATACCCATCTGCAAAGGGCACAGCCGGTGACTCTTGGCCATTATTTGATGGCATATTTTCAGATGTTTAAGCGAGATTATGAGCGGCTGGGCGATTGTTATAAAAGAGTTGATATTATGCCCTTAGGCTCAGGAGCTTTGGCTACCAGTACCTATCCTATAGACAGGCATTTTGTTGCAGAAAAACTCGGATTTTCATCGGTTTCAGAAAATAGTATGGATGCAGTATCAGACAGGGATTTTGAAATAGAATTTTTAAACTGTGCCGCCTTGATAGGTATGCATCTAAGCCGTTTTTGCGAGGAACTTGTGATTTGGTCCTCCGCAGAGTTTAATTTTATAGAATTAGATGACGCGTTTTGCACCGGAAGCAGCATTATGCCACAAAAGAAAAACCCTGATGTTGCAGAGCTTATCCGCGGCAAAACCGGCAGGCTTTATGGTGATCTTATAAGGCTTTTTACAGTTATGAAAGGCCTACCATTAGCATATAATAAAGATATGCAGGAAGACAAAGAAGCTATCTTTGATGCAGCTGACACTCTTACAGATTCAATTTCCATATTTTCAGCCATGCTTTCTACCGCGACTTTTCATAAAGATGTAATGTTAAAAGCAGCTTATGGCGGTTTTACAAATGCCACAGACGCTGCCGATTATCTTGTAAAAAAAGGGATGCCCTTTAGGCAAGCTCATGAAATTATAGGGCGTTTGGTGGTATACTGCATTGAAAACGGCAAAGATTTATCTACTATTTCCATTGAGGAGTATAAGCAGTTTTCTGACTTATTCGATGAAGATATCAAAGGCGCAATAGATTTAAAGACTTGTATACAAAATAGAAAGGTTTATGGCGGTCCATCCCGAGAAAGCGTGACTGTCATGATAGATAATGCAAAAAAATTTTTAGAGGAACATAAAAAATAA
- a CDS encoding vitamin B12 dependent-methionine synthase activation domain-containing protein: protein MNIEYENVFCYLGFGGIEPNPDTIKLVDECTHEIQDISNPKYTYEIFDIKRQNKVLFLRGSNIIFSEDDILHYLKDSSKVALIAATLGIEIDRRILLYMKTQPIKGLILDACASAAIESLFSKADSEVKSIALAQDLYATFRYGPGYGKFPLHFQFEILQALDAYRKIGLSVTESFLLSPRKSLTAIMGLRQTMPLKGENRTKCMSCSAVNCQYRKDESLLE, encoded by the coding sequence ATGAATATCGAATATGAAAATGTGTTCTGCTATCTGGGCTTTGGCGGTATCGAGCCAAACCCGGATACGATAAAATTAGTGGATGAATGCACCCATGAGATACAGGATATTTCAAATCCTAAATATACTTATGAGATTTTTGATATAAAGCGCCAAAATAAGGTGCTTTTTCTCAGAGGTAGCAACATAATATTTAGTGAAGATGATATACTGCATTATTTAAAAGACTCATCAAAAGTAGCACTAATAGCTGCTACGCTCGGTATAGAAATTGACAGAAGGATTTTGCTATACATGAAGACTCAGCCCATAAAGGGCCTTATCCTAGATGCATGCGCTTCAGCCGCTATTGAGTCTTTATTTAGCAAGGCAGATTCAGAAGTTAAATCAATAGCTTTAGCGCAAGATTTGTATGCAACTTTTCGATATGGACCCGGTTACGGAAAATTCCCCCTTCACTTTCAATTTGAGATACTTCAAGCCTTAGATGCATATAGAAAAATCGGCCTTTCTGTTACAGAAAGCTTCCTGCTTTCTCCCCGCAAATCTCTGACAGCAATTATGGGGCTTAGGCAGACTATGCCCCTCAAAGGCGAGAATCGCACAAAATGTATGTCATGTTCTGCTGTAAACTGCCAATATAGAAAGGA
- a CDS encoding 4Fe-4S dicluster domain-containing protein, which produces MSKNVYRQKIYIESKKCVECGACTAVCSTKALCFDTKEWKLEYDIKKCKGCMLCIGACPLRAISSDSEDLPSAAAAAL; this is translated from the coding sequence ATGAGTAAAAATGTATATAGGCAAAAAATTTATATAGAATCGAAAAAATGCGTGGAATGCGGTGCATGCACTGCAGTGTGCAGTACAAAAGCGTTATGTTTTGACACCAAAGAATGGAAATTAGAATATGATATAAAGAAATGCAAGGGTTGTATGCTGTGCATAGGTGCTTGCCCTCTGCGCGCTATAAGCAGCGATTCAGAAGACTTGCCATCTGCAGCTGCTGCGGCTTTATAA
- a CDS encoding AzlC family ABC transporter permease → MKIHTKEEFYKGLMHGIPIALGYIPVSFTFGLMAVKGGIPALAAILISMTNLTSAGQFAGMNLIIEGASLVEIALTTLIVNLRYMLMSISLSQKLSNKIPAFKKYILAFGITDEVFAVSAVQPGEVTSSYMSGLVTLPYIGWTIGTIMGALASSLLPQMLQNSMGIALYCMFIAIVVPAAKKSIAALAVALIAIFISSLFTWAPLISSLSAGWVIIIATVVASSIGAIAFPREDDECD, encoded by the coding sequence TTGAAGATACATACAAAAGAAGAATTTTACAAAGGATTGATGCATGGGATTCCGATTGCCCTAGGTTATATACCAGTTTCGTTTACCTTCGGTCTCATGGCGGTAAAAGGCGGCATACCGGCACTAGCTGCAATTTTAATTTCAATGACTAACTTAACATCGGCAGGACAATTTGCAGGGATGAATTTGATTATAGAAGGGGCTTCTCTTGTTGAAATAGCTTTAACAACACTTATAGTAAATCTGCGCTATATGCTCATGTCTATCTCTCTTTCACAGAAGCTTTCAAATAAAATACCGGCATTTAAGAAATACATACTTGCTTTCGGAATAACAGATGAGGTTTTTGCAGTATCTGCCGTGCAGCCGGGGGAGGTAACTTCGTCTTATATGTCAGGCCTTGTTACGCTTCCCTATATCGGTTGGACAATAGGGACAATAATGGGTGCTTTAGCATCTTCGCTATTGCCTCAAATGCTTCAAAACTCTATGGGTATAGCCCTTTACTGCATGTTTATTGCAATAGTAGTTCCTGCCGCAAAAAAATCTATAGCAGCTCTTGCAGTAGCTTTAATAGCAATATTTATCAGTTCACTATTTACCTGGGCGCCTCTTATAAGCTCCCTGTCTGCGGGGTGGGTTATTATAATTGCTACAGTTGTTGCCTCTAGCATTGGAGCCATCGCGTTCCCAAGAGAGGATGATGAATGTGACTAA
- a CDS encoding lipid II flippase Amj family protein — MEEFEKIAVICILTMIIHSVDTLSYSTRIAGIRTKKLAVALSLFNIIVLVSRTSNMIQAPLVGSIVDSAIKFGRQDILGDFRLIILSATIGSIVGAMFIPTFINIFTYAINRLEIVGSVPNLLMHTFSINALKKVKKSIAPPSTRYLKQVRYSGIPISLVVYHTLITSIYTVGILASVYAGVVIPAYRLTASQLSGIINGVATVLYAVVVDPTAALITDQTLQGKRPAKDATSLVTLLVCGKIGGTLLGQLIFLPAVDIIVYFTKLII, encoded by the coding sequence GTGGAAGAGTTTGAAAAAATAGCAGTGATTTGCATACTTACCATGATAATCCACAGTGTTGATACCCTATCTTACTCAACACGCATAGCCGGTATCCGCACAAAAAAGCTTGCTGTGGCGCTGTCTCTTTTTAACATTATAGTTCTTGTTTCAAGAACATCAAATATGATTCAAGCTCCTCTTGTAGGAAGCATAGTAGATTCTGCCATCAAGTTTGGCAGGCAGGATATATTAGGCGATTTTCGGCTAATAATACTGTCGGCCACTATTGGAAGTATCGTCGGCGCTATGTTTATACCTACATTTATTAATATATTTACATATGCCATAAATCGGTTGGAAATAGTTGGCTCAGTTCCTAATCTCCTCATGCATACCTTTTCTATAAATGCGCTAAAAAAAGTCAAGAAAAGCATAGCACCTCCCAGCACAAGATATCTCAAACAAGTTCGCTATTCAGGCATTCCTATAAGTCTTGTAGTGTATCACACCCTCATAACTTCAATTTACACGGTAGGTATATTGGCATCAGTATACGCAGGCGTGGTAATACCTGCTTACCGCCTGACGGCAAGTCAGCTTTCCGGCATTATAAACGGTGTGGCTACAGTGCTGTATGCGGTTGTTGTAGATCCGACAGCTGCCCTAATAACAGATCAAACCCTTCAGGGGAAGCGACCGGCAAAAGATGCCACTTCTCTGGTGACGCTGCTTGTATGCGGCAAGATAGGCGGGACGCTTTTAGGACAACTCATATTTTTACCGGCTGTAGATATCATAGTTTATTTTACAAAACTTATAATATAA
- a CDS encoding Crp/Fnr family transcriptional regulator encodes MIYIFDVKASVLPETLLFEGIKKDELSLMMGCLEPRICDYKKDELIAMAGDAFESVGVLLKGKAAVVRENSAGDRLVIAILQPGDMFGEMVIFSKNPVWPSTVIASEDCAVFFLSGKKITGQCDKVCPWHKTLILNMLKIVSERALALNKKVEYLTIKSMRGKISAFLLDQYKKTGKTTFVLPMNRNDMADFLNVSRPSMSREMSRMKDEGIIDYHRSTIKIKDVKALRRYVE; translated from the coding sequence GTGATTTATATTTTTGATGTAAAAGCAAGCGTTTTGCCTGAAACTCTTTTGTTTGAAGGAATAAAAAAAGATGAATTGTCTCTCATGATGGGCTGTCTTGAGCCGAGGATATGCGATTACAAAAAGGATGAGCTTATCGCTATGGCAGGAGATGCTTTTGAGTCGGTGGGGGTGTTGTTGAAGGGCAAGGCAGCCGTAGTAAGAGAAAATTCTGCCGGCGATCGGCTGGTTATTGCGATACTGCAGCCCGGGGATATGTTTGGAGAGATGGTGATATTTTCAAAAAATCCGGTCTGGCCTTCCACAGTTATAGCTTCGGAAGACTGCGCTGTATTTTTTCTTTCAGGTAAAAAGATAACAGGTCAGTGCGATAAGGTGTGCCCATGGCACAAAACCCTAATACTTAATATGCTCAAGATTGTATCCGAACGGGCTTTGGCGTTAAATAAGAAGGTTGAATATCTGACAATTAAAAGTATGAGGGGTAAAATTAGCGCTTTCTTACTGGACCAATATAAAAAAACGGGTAAAACTACATTTGTTTTACCCATGAATCGAAACGACATGGCAGATTTTTTAAATGTATCTCGACCGTCCATGTCCCGGGAAATGAGCCGCATGAAAGATGAAGGGATTATCGATTATCACCGCTCAACAATCAAAATAAAGGATGTCAAGGCTTTAAGACGGTATGTGGAATAA
- a CDS encoding ATP-binding protein, which yields MKRKIVTIDEEKCNGCGLCASACHEGALQLIDGKAKLVSETYCDGLGDCLPKCPTGAITIREMEAAPYNEEAVKKNMMAKNAKNTQDASENKLPCGCPGSRVKTLNKEDNQKIGYAAVKEQSRLAQWPCQLKLVPANAPFLANAHLLIAADCTAYAYASIHNDFMRNRVTLIGCPKLDNVDYTDKLTDILKFNNIKSVTVLKMEVPCCNGIANAVREALIASGKMIPWNVVTISTEGDIIED from the coding sequence ATGAAAAGAAAAATTGTTACCATAGATGAGGAAAAATGCAATGGCTGCGGTCTTTGCGCGAGTGCCTGTCATGAAGGAGCGCTACAGCTTATAGACGGAAAGGCAAAACTTGTATCAGAAACTTACTGCGACGGATTAGGCGACTGCCTTCCTAAATGTCCTACAGGAGCAATTACCATAAGGGAGATGGAAGCTGCACCATATAATGAGGAAGCAGTAAAGAAAAATATGATGGCAAAAAATGCCAAAAACACACAAGATGCCTCAGAAAACAAACTGCCCTGCGGATGTCCTGGCAGCAGAGTAAAAACACTAAATAAGGAAGATAATCAAAAAATTGGGTATGCTGCTGTAAAAGAACAATCACGGCTTGCCCAATGGCCCTGCCAGCTAAAGCTTGTTCCGGCAAATGCGCCGTTTCTTGCCAACGCTCATTTGCTTATAGCCGCCGACTGCACCGCATATGCCTACGCCTCTATCCACAATGACTTTATGAGAAACAGAGTTACGCTGATAGGCTGTCCAAAGCTTGATAATGTCGATTATACAGATAAGCTTACAGATATTCTAAAATTTAACAACATAAAAAGCGTAACAGTGCTGAAAATGGAAGTTCCCTGCTGTAATGGCATCGCAAACGCTGTAAGAGAAGCGCTTATCGCAAGCGGCAAGATGATCCCTTGGAATGTAGTTACTATAAGCACAGAAGGGGATATTATCGAGGATTGA
- a CDS encoding homocysteine biosynthesis protein, protein MEVKKSFEEINEKIKNGTAVVVTAEEIIDIVKEKGVDEATKYVDVVTTATFGPMCSSGAFLNFGHSDPPIRMTKVLLNNVPAHAGLAAVDAYLGATETSTDRGIEYGGAHVICDLISGKKIHLQATSPGTDCYPRKEIDTYITKDSVNEAYLFNPRNCYQNYNAATNTSSRTLYTYMGVLQPNMANINYSTAGELSPLLNDPYLRTIGIGTRIFLAGAPGYVAWQGTQFLTEVERETNGVPIGSAATLAVIGNLKEMSCDYIQPAVFEKYGTSMFVGIGIPIPVLDKDMLMNLAVENKDIYTYIVDYSTGRRSRPILGKVSYAQLRSGTVTFEGRQIPTTPLSSLSKAREIAAELKRWIQMKKFTLQEPIEHFGKVAKLNTLEEVREGEFEDE, encoded by the coding sequence ATGGAAGTCAAAAAATCTTTCGAAGAAATCAACGAAAAAATCAAAAACGGAACCGCAGTTGTTGTCACAGCCGAGGAAATCATTGATATAGTTAAGGAGAAGGGCGTAGATGAAGCTACAAAATATGTAGACGTTGTAACCACTGCTACCTTTGGCCCGATGTGCTCCTCCGGTGCGTTTTTAAATTTCGGCCACAGCGACCCTCCCATCCGAATGACCAAGGTGCTGCTGAACAATGTGCCTGCCCATGCCGGCCTTGCAGCAGTTGATGCATATTTAGGCGCCACCGAAACTTCAACAGACAGAGGTATAGAATATGGCGGTGCTCATGTAATATGTGATTTAATATCAGGAAAGAAAATACATTTGCAGGCCACATCGCCGGGAACGGATTGCTATCCGAGGAAAGAAATTGATACTTATATAACAAAGGATTCAGTAAATGAGGCTTATCTTTTTAACCCGAGGAATTGCTATCAAAACTACAATGCAGCTACTAATACTTCATCACGAACTTTGTATACCTATATGGGAGTTCTGCAGCCCAATATGGCAAATATAAACTACTCTACCGCAGGCGAGCTAAGCCCATTGTTAAATGATCCGTATCTTCGGACAATCGGCATAGGAACTAGAATATTTTTAGCAGGTGCCCCAGGTTATGTAGCATGGCAGGGAACTCAATTTTTAACCGAAGTAGAGCGCGAGACAAATGGTGTTCCTATAGGTTCTGCAGCAACTTTAGCAGTTATCGGCAACTTAAAAGAGATGAGTTGTGATTATATTCAGCCCGCGGTATTTGAAAAATACGGTACCTCGATGTTTGTAGGCATAGGAATTCCGATACCTGTGCTTGATAAAGATATGTTGATGAATTTAGCAGTCGAAAATAAGGATATATATACCTATATTGTTGATTACAGCACCGGCCGACGTTCAAGGCCGATACTCGGCAAAGTAAGTTACGCCCAGCTTCGAAGCGGAACAGTTACTTTCGAGGGACGGCAAATACCAACTACGCCGCTTTCAAGTTTAAGCAAGGCTCGGGAAATTGCAGCAGAATTAAAGCGCTGGATACAAATGAAGAAGTTTACGCTGCAGGAACCGATAGAACATTTCGGTAAAGTTGCAAAGCTAAATACTCTTGAAGAAGTAAGGGAAGGAGAGTTTGAAGATGAGTAA